The nucleotide window TTTTGTGGGGCCGCTGAAGTCAGGGGAGGGTCCTCTGGACCGGCTCCCCCATTCTCGGAGCCACTAGGATTCTCAGTGCCAGGGGAAAGCCTTTCTGAGGGAAAATGGGAACTTTCTTTTTTGTCACAGAAGCGACCAAGAAAGTGTCTCACACGTCTTGTTGCTGCCGTCGCACTGAGCCTCCTGTGATGGCATTAGACCGGAGCTTCCTGGAGCTCCGGTCCATGCCCTCGGCCACGGGGTGGACAACACCAACCCTCCGCCTTTCCTTTTCCACCTGTGGCCTTTTGGAGCTCCCAACACTACCCAAATCTGGGAGACCAGTGACGGCCCGGTTGGCGTACAGGGACTGGGTGTTCCCCAGAGGAAGCAACCCGGGGTGAGAGGGCTGACTCACTTCTTGGAGTAAAAGGCGTCTTCTTCCCTGACTTCATTAACGATCACTGTGGGCGgctcctcactctcctcttcGTCTCCACCTTTcagaaacaaaacacacacacacacacacacacacatctccgaTGAACCCCACACCGAACCGAGTCAACCCCTTTCCCGGGGCTCCTCGCCACCAGTCAAATACACCATCCCATAGTTCTGAACAAGCCCTCTGGATTTCCCTCACACTCAGGTCCAGAAACTTTAAAAAATACTCCTAGAAAACCAGGCAAATTTATCGAGCAGGATGCATCTTGCTCCTCTCTGAGCTCTGGAAACAAAAGGGAGGATGTTATCATacttaaaaataattgtggtatttgttaaatgttttctatgtgtcaggcactgttctaactgctgaggtggacacaagataatcaggtcccacatggagcttgcagtgtaagcaggcgggagaacagatactgaatctccattcttcagatgagataatttagggccggagaagtgaagtggcttgcccaaggtcacacagaagattagtggcagagccgggattagaattctacAATTCAGGCAGAATTATAAATCCAAGCCTGAGAAAAGTTGAAAGAGAAAaagtccctcccatccccctagcTGAGAACTCCCTGCAAACACAATGACCAAGTGCCTCAGGCTCCTTGTTTCTGGTATGCCGCTGGGGCCCAATCGGCCTTGACCACGAAGAGAGTTTAGGAATTGTGGACAAAAACCCCAAAGAAAATGGCAAAGCCCGATTACGAGAGACATGCCCAGCTGGCAGTGGGAGGCCTTCTTAACTTTCAGAACATTGGGAAGGCTAGGCCGGTGACCACTGGACTCCTGaaccatgaggagcctgaaactgctcctctagccatcgtgccctttctcctccccacctggaCTCTAGTTGTCCTCCCCTAGTCTGTCCCATTGCTCTGGAGTTTTTATAGCTAGCTCCATCTCATGTGActgctgctctcccttcccccttccttcactCTTAGGTTtgtaagggactgtgtctgtgtattttttccctccctgtaatgcttagtacagtcttgggcaaatcacttctctgtcttatctgtgcctcagttacctcctctacaaaatggggattaagactgtgagtcccatgtgggacagggactgggtccaacccatttaatacagtgcctggcacatagtgaagtgcttaataataccataattattattattattattacaggacttggcacacactagacacttcacaaataccatcgcaACTGCTGGAGCAGGCGGCCAATTCCAAGGATTTTCCCACAGCAGGGGAATTGCCAAGAAGCTTAGTCAGCAAGAGCTATGAGCACCACCAGCCATTCTGTCTCACTTAAGTCACCCAAACGATAAAGGCCCAAGTTCCAGGGGTGGCAACTCTTCCCCCTGCACAGGACTAACGGGTGATGgcagattattgttattattatggtatttgttaagtgcttactatgtgccaatcactgttctaagcgctggggtagatacaaggtaatcgggttgtcccatgggggggcctcacagttttaatccccattttacagatgaggtaacaggcaagagaagttaagtggcttgcccaaggtctcacagcagacaagtggcacagccaggtttagaacccatgtcctctgactcccaagcctgggttctttccactaagccatggcagATCGCGCACTGTGCGGAGGAGTCAGAACTCCAACCTTCCAACCTGCGCTGGGCACTGCCCTTTGGCCTCGGCAGTCTCTTAGACTAAAGGAGCGCCCCAAAACGAGGCTCCGCGTCGTCCTCACTCACCTGCGCGGTCACTCCTGGCCCCCTCAGGCCTACTCTCCTGGGAGTTGGCGGAGAAGGGTGTGGAAGCCGGCTTCCCCTGGCCAGCGTCTTTGCCAAACAGGCCAGAGCCaccaggggagaaggagaagctggGCAGAGGACCAGAGCCCAGCGCGCCCAGGGCCGAACTGTCCACTTTCTTGCCAAAGTGGAAGGAGCCGGCAACGGGCTCCTCTTTCTTCTCAGCCCCGGTGTTGGCTGGGCCGTCGGCCTTGCTGCCGTGGAACAGGAAGGCAGAGCCCTGCTGCGGCCTGGCCGATCCGGGTGGCGGGAGCGGGCCCGAGGGTTTCCGGCTGCCCTCGCTCTCCGAGCCGCTGTCGCTGCTGCCTCCGGGCTGCTGCTCGATGCCCGCCAGGTACTTGGCGTAGTCCTTGAAGACCGGTGTCAGGTCGCACAGCGGGTTTGTGTTCACGTGTTTTACGATCCAGTCCCGGACGGAGCAGTTGAGTGCGGCCAGCTGTTTGTGGTACGCGCTGGCACCGCAGGCCCGGCCCGAGCCCCCCGATCCCCCTGCTGCCGCTGCCGACCCCTGACCATCACTGTTCGTTTTGGAGCCCGGGGTCTTCTTCTCCACTGGGGATGTGGCAGGGCCATTGGCCGGGCCTGAGCCTAGAGGTAATAAAGTGTTTGAGAAACCTCCTTGGACACAAACCACCTACGCTCTTTGGGCACTCCCTGCAGGAGAGAACACTGCAATAAAGtcgttttttattattattggtatttgttaaaagcttactatctgccaggtactgcggtagatacaaactaatcagattggacatagtccctgtcccacatggggctcgcagtttcagtccccattttacagatgaggtaactgaggcacagagaagtgaagtgatttgcccaaggtgacacagcagacatgtggcagagcagggattagaacccaggtcctttggactcccaggtctgtgttctatccactaggctgtgctgcttcccaaggatACCAGTTGTCTACCTagttggtagatgctttccctgcaGTCCAGGAGCTTACACTGAGATggttattgtacttccccaagtgctcagtacagtgctctgaactcagaaaGACCtcaacctcaataaataccaccgactgattgactgaattctcACTCACCACCACGTTGGCTAGAGGTGATGCTGACTGACCTCGGGCTACCAGAAGTCCAGTACACCTGGCAATACGGAGGCCCAGttccatgactttgggcaagtcacttcccttgtaggtgcttcagtttcctcatctgtaaaatagggattaagcacctgttttccctcccccttggactgagaggcccatgcgggacagggactgtgccctaagtcgtatctatcctggtgcttacttaagtgcttggcacagagtaagggcttaacaaatatggccACAATCATGATTAATTATGGAGTGAAATGCTCATTAAGGTTCAAAGCCCCTCAAGGGAGCCGGTGAGATGGCTGAGATCTCCATCTGAGGCGATCTCCGGCCCCAAGAAAGTAGCTGAACAGTTGAAAAGTTCCCGACGGCCACTAATCGTGGGCCAGTTGCCCTCTTTTCTTTGCCCCAGCTGCTCAGAGTCTTCAGGAAAAAGGTCCCCAAGATGCTGTGAACAGGAATTTTAGCAACTGAACCCTTTTGCCAGTGCCCTCGTCAGGGgctgaaggagaagcaggagcatTCGAGGGGAGAGCTGCCAGCTGTTATCCTCTCCATGCCCCAGGCCTGGGTCTGGGCCAGGACTGACTCGCCTAGTGTTCAGTACACACTGCTGTTCAGTacaccacttcctcctcctcctcctgcccctcctgcagGACCTTCCTGAATGCTAGTCCATTTCGGCTCTGCCTCGGACTGCAAGAGCAGAAAGCTTGCCGGGTTTTTTTTTACTCAAGAAATAGTGATTTTCCTGGTTTTATGGTACCATGGATCAGGTTCTCCTCGCTCAACCCTACAGCCCCCGTCCGCTCGGGAAGTACCATGGGCAACCGGAGGACCTCAGCTGTCTTTGGCTAGTCCTGACAGAGGGCGTGAGGATGGTATCTGGTGGGGAGAGATGACTTTTAGGCTATAACAGGAACCTACCCTTGACAGGACTTACCAAATGATGAAGGCTTGGCTTCTGGAGCTGCCTTTAAATTGGAAAAGGTGGGGGTGCCTGAGAGGGTGGAGCCGCCACCACTGCCACCATTGGACAGTCCTTCCAAGGGCTTCCCTCCAGTGCCATTTCCAAAGCTGCCAAAACCTCCTCCTCCGGACGCGACCAAGCCTTTGAAGCCCTTGAATGCCCCTCCGCTCTCCGACTGAAACACAAACACACGCATCATCAAATTAATACACGGCTCTAAAGCacagtacacattcattcattcagtcatttttattgagcgcttactgtgtgcagagcactgtactaagtgtcagtgggcgatgatgatgatgataatagtaataatggtatttgttaattgcttactacgtgccagccactgttctaagagctggggtagatacagggtaatcaggttgccccacgtggggctcagtcttcatccccattttacagatgaggtaactgaggcacagaaaagttaagtgactttcccaaagtcacacagctgataagtggcggagctgggattagaacccgtgatctctgactcccaagcctgggctccttccactaagccacgcggctgaCACCGCCTCctggctgagggagggaagatggaagggTGGCCCGAGGCAACCAGACCCTGACCCGGAGAACCCCGACACTCTCGGTGGACCAGGAACCCCAAGACCAAAGCAGCATCAAATTAAAGCCTTCCATGGCACTGGAAGGAATTAATCTTAACTTTCACCACTGCATCAGCCCAACTCAAAGCTGCCTCCTTGCTCCTTAGATTTTAGCCAAATGTACTTGTTATCTTTGCTGTACCCTAACATGCTTCCAGAGGAGATGAAGCTGTCTTGAATTCAGACCCAAATTCAGCTTTTCTGAAGGGATTCCCCCTCcaactcctgcctcctcctctaaaaCCGCGAGCAACCCCTTCCCACCAGAAGGCAGGCCTTGTCCGTAAAGCCCGGCCGACGCTGCTTGCACCCGGATTCCTAAAATGGTGGCGGGGCCCAGACACTCGGCTGCCTTGTCGGGGTCAGTAAGAATCTGCCATGCCCAGATCGCCCGCATGCCAGCGGAGAAGGAGCTGGTCTGCACACAAAGCAATGCGAGTGAGGGGGTGGCACATTCTGGCCACTGGCTACTCCTCCTCTACGAGCTAAGCAGGTGGGAGGACCCAATCTACCGGCCCAGGGCTGGCTGCTTGGATTGTCTTATGAGTCCTAACATCCCTTTTCTCCCGATTGTGCAGAAAGATACTCAGGACACCCTCGTCAGCCTCAACCCTGGAACTGAGAACGAGGAAGGGGGGCTGCTTtagggaaggaatgaagagattttcagggtgaagagggagggaagctcTGACCAAGAGCGGCCACAGACCTCTTCCGCTCCTGCCCGCTAAGGTGCCCTGAACCCAGCTCCCGCAGCCCCCCGAGACACCGAGTTCAAAGTACTCACTTCAAATCCAACGCTTCTGCGCTTTGCTTTTTTGATCGCTCGATTCTTCAAGACTTCTTCACTCGCTACTGAGAACGTTCCCACCTGAAAGAGTGCAAATGGAAAAAATCCATCACCTAGTCCTGAGAAGGGGAAAATGCCTACCTTTCAGAATTTGAAACTTCCCCAGGGGAATCACCCGACTGATGATGCATCCGAACCCACGGGGTCTCAGCTGAGGATCCGTGTCGTAATTTCCGAAGCTGCTGtgtggcggggcagggggaggaagggagagagccggCCTCACCGTCACCTCACCCTCCCGGCCACCGTCAACGCCAACGTCCCTGTTTCAAGCAGACACAGTCCGGTGGCCCCCGTGACTGACCTCACTTTCCGGCTCCCCTAGGACCCGGGCAGTTTCCTCTGGggcctcccagccccgggtcgGCACCGCTACTCTGGCTCCATTGTTTCAGGATGGTTGGCCAGGGAGTGCCCGGACCCCTTCAATGGCTACTATCAGGCACCCCCTGGGAGGTGCCCAGGGGAAGGAACGCCACGCTGGCGCCCAACTATTCTAAACGGCGCTGAGCGCAGGGATTCCCCGCCCCACGAGCAGCGGGACACCTCCCGTGTAGCTCTCGAATCCCCTAGAAGCCGACACGGGCCCCCGGCCAAGCCCACCGGCCAACGAGCACCTATACACCCAGCTCCGCCAGGTTGGCTTTCTGGGCCTAAGGGGACCCGTGACCGCCTAGTTCCTCCCGGCAGAGTCTACAGGGCCATGGGtgcaggaaaagggaaggacGTCAGTTAGGCAAACCCCAGGGAGCCATTCTTTACCTCTTCTACTTCTTCCTCCTGGTCCCAATTTCGGTCTGTCAGCTCCTTCTCTGCATTTCTCTTGGCCATTTTtctaaaccaaaaacaaaaaaaaaaccagaagtaATGAAGCCTATTTTCTGAACTGGGTACTTAATTTTTATGATTAATAACCTGAATCAGGAACTAGTATGAACAGTTCAATACTCCAGCTCAACCATGTTAGCACTCCAAATCatgattctttaaaaaaaaattctcagcCACTTACtggtggggggaagaaagagaaggaccattctctatactgtacgctcttcgtgggcagggaatgggtctgccaactctgttttactggactctcctaagcgcttagtacagggctctgtacacagtaagtgctcaataaatatcactgcctgaaataccattgattgattcactaagaGGTGGCACGGTTCCAAATTATGAGTTGATGACTGAGATGATCACAAACCAAGAAAACCTACTCATCAGCACAATTTTTTAATGCAAATACTGAAGCAATATATATCACTCAAAAATGTCAGTGCCCTCAGAACCATTCAAATACCACTCCTCATGACCCGAGAATCTAAGATAGGTTCCTTCCTGCATTGACCAGGAATCTTTTCATAACCAAAACCCACTGTCAAGACCATCTTCTCAGGCAGTCAAGACTGTCGTACAAATACAACATTGTAGGCGAGGAAAACTTAATCGATGTTAAAACGGGACACCAAGCGCTTCTTAAAGCTACTAACATGACAGGCAGAAGCCCTTGCTGGTTGAACTTGGGCCAGTGAAATACTTCCAGGTGCTTAAAGTCAGAGCCTGAAACACGCACCTCTGAACTGCAATAAACAAAATAGCCTTGACCAAACAGCATATTGGGCTGCATTTGCTCAAACGATTAGAAGGAACATGCTTCGAGGTAAAAGATGTGGCTGTATAAACCTTCGAGGCTGGGTTTTGCAGTCAAATAAATACCCCTATAGGAGAGGTGATTCCTAACACAAGTCTGTCCTGTAATCCAAGGAACCACCTGGGCTAATAACTGGTTTTCTTTTCTAACCATGATTGGGCTAGATTCACTGGTTAGTGAGCTAGATTCAAACTTGGTTATGGTTTCTGCACAACCAATGCTCATTACAGattagagagcaaaacaaaacaccttaCATGGACATTCACCCTTAAATCTTCAGGCAATGAAGAGAACATCGCAagttgagaatttttttttaataattcgttaagtgcttactacatgccacgcactgtactaaatgcggggatagatacgagctaaacaggttgaacagagtccatgtcccatgagggtctcacatcttaatccccattttatatatgagggaactatggcaaagaaggtaagtgactt belongs to Tachyglossus aculeatus isolate mTacAcu1 chromosome 14, mTacAcu1.pri, whole genome shotgun sequence and includes:
- the NUP50 gene encoding nuclear pore complex protein Nup50 — encoded protein: MAKRNAEKELTDRNWDQEEEVEEVGTFSVASEEVLKNRAIKKAKRRSVGFESESGGAFKGFKGLVASGGGGFGSFGNGTGGKPLEGLSNGGSGGGSTLSGTPTFSNLKAAPEAKPSSFGSGPANGPATSPVEKKTPGSKTNSDGQGSAAAAGGSGGSGRACGASAYHKQLAALNCSVRDWIVKHVNTNPLCDLTPVFKDYAKYLAGIEQQPGGSSDSGSESEGSRKPSGPLPPPGSARPQQGSAFLFHGSKADGPANTGAEKKEEPVAGSFHFGKKVDSSALGALGSGPLPSFSFSPGGSGLFGKDAGQGKPASTPFSANSQESRPEGARSDRAGGDEEESEEPPTVIVNEVREEDAFYSKKCKLFYKKDNEYKEKGVGTLHLKPAGKQKTQLLVRADTNLGNILLNVLIPPKMPCTRTGKNNVLIVCVPNPPINEKNATVPVPMLIRVKTSKDADELHKILLEKKEA